GCAAACCAACTACGTGGCCCCTTTTGTGCTGACAGACAGACTGCTTGATCTTCTACAAAAGGCACCCAAGCCCCGAATTGTATACCTGTCGTCGATCGGCCATCACTTTGCCATGAAACCTGCACCGCTGGATAAACGACAGGATGGCTTTCCTGGTCTGTACTATGGATTTGTGAGATACGGATACTCAAAGACCGCTGGCATGCAGCTCATCAACCAACTTGCCAAGGATTACCCCCATATTTTATCAATGTCAGTGCACCCTGGCTTTGTCATGGAGACAGAGTTGTACAGACACTGGAACAGCCTCCCACTGGTAGGTCCACTGTTCAATCTCGGTTTCCGGAGCTttggtgttgtgtttggagtctccaaggaggaaggATGCTACTCAACTCTCGTGGCTGCTTTGTCGCCCAATCTGACGGCTCCTACGGACTCAGGCGAGTTCTTGTGGACCAAGGGCTCTGAGGGCAACCCTAGTTCCCTGGTGAAGGACGAAAAGTACGCTCTGAAGAACTGGAACTGGACCGTGGACCAGATGGAACAGAAGAATGTTCGAATTCGGCACTTTCAACATAAAAGATAGGTACCGAGAAACTGGTACGAGAACCGATGTCATGATTGCATGATGGTTCACGTCACGTCTATTACCGCCTCATATAGCTACTAACCATTCACCCTTAGCTAATATAGCTGTTCATTAATATTACGTGCTGCGCTCGACCAAAAGCAATCATCCGATCCACCAATAGGTACACGACGCGGTTCATACGTATTGCAAGCATTGCTATCCATAACCATTAGTATTACATTACTCATACTCATCAAGTACCCGTCTCATGTCGCTCAGTAGACTTTCTCCGCTCGTCTACTCCTTCTTTCTAAACTCCGCCTGCAGCCAAATTCGGTACATTTTAATCCGTCTCTGTCTGTTGACCATGAGTCTTCGGTCAGTACCGACCTTGACAACTTCGAATCGCTCTCCGAAAATATCATGCAGTTCCTCCTCGGTAAAGAAGTAAACTCGAGTTCCGTCACCTCGAATGTAAAAGTTTTCGTCGAGCAAACGGCCCTTCTTGAACCGCAGCTGTGTGAGATCGTACCGTCCGTAGTCTCGGAACAGGATTCGGCCCCCGGGCTTGAGAAGCCGGTCGACGTTCTTCATAGCCTGTTTCCACTGCTCAGGTGCCAGAGCAGAGAAAACAAAGATCATTACCACAATGTCCACAGAGTGTTCCTCAATACCCT
This genomic interval from Yarrowia lipolytica chromosome 1E, complete sequence contains the following:
- a CDS encoding uncharacterized protein (Compare to YALI0E24695g, similar to DEHA0F09559g Debaryomyces hansenii) → MSLENPNTLPFNDPETSPKTALVTGASSGIGWYTTLHLYMHGWDVFLGVRNVLKGQKAIDDIKAEAQKRQLDGSIPATAKFGQLAIVEMDLLDIKSLDKVEAQLQNTEKLDLLIHNAGIMAVPRENSKDGWEVQMQTNYVAPFVLTDRLLDLLQKAPKPRIVYLSSIGHHFAMKPAPLDKRQDGFPGLYYGFVRYGYSKTAGMQLINQLAKDYPHILSMSVHPGFVMETELYRHWNSLPLVGPLFNLGFRSFGVVFGVSKEEGCYSTLVAALSPNLTAPTDSGEFLWTKGSEGNPSSLVKDEKYALKNWNWTVDQMEQKNVRIRHFQHKR